One Homo sapiens chromosome 3, GRCh38.p14 Primary Assembly genomic window carries:
- the LOC124905403 gene encoding zinc finger protein OZF-like, translating to MDRSDVGDPGRERRQGAFKNWEDSLNIHQRDPSREILRTRTRNIRPAEIKDVKISLEKKSQKGKEFDNFFNLSSKSISHSRIHREKNKGPVSEVKIQVTTYERLQSVAPLAARFREALAGKGSAKRHQGSQAGPRARRRKRVSTGVAFRDRSALDKERGQQNYPGEKPFICKECGKAFGQSASLIVHQRIHTGEKPFLCNECGKGFRQRSHLIRHQRIHTGEKPYECQECGNTFSQSSNLIVHQGIHTGEKSFECGKCGKAFSRSSGLTVPQRIHTGEKPFECNECGKAFSCSSYLIVHQRIHTGEKPYQCNECERAFGQSSHLILHQTTHAQKKPQLATWVRAHC from the exons ATGGATAGGTCAGATGTAGGAGACCCAG ggagagagagaaggcaaggAGCATTCAAAAATTGGGAAGACAGTTTGAATATTCATCAGAGAGATCCTTCCAGGGAGATACTGAGGACGAGGACTAGAAATATAAGGCCAGCAGAAATCAAGGATGTAAAAATCTCCCTAGAGAAGAAAAGCCAGAAAGGTAAAGAATTTGATAACTTCTTTAATCTAAGCTCAAAAAGTATTTCACATTCGAGAATTCACAGGGAGAAGAACAAGGGGCCAGTTTCAGAAGTCAAAATACAAGTCACAACTTACGAAAGGCTTCAGAGTGTAGCCCCTCTGGCAGCCAGGTTTAGAGAAGCCCTAGCGGGGAAGGGAAGTGCAAAGAGGCATCAGGGAAGCCAGGCAGGACCCAgagcaaggagaaggaagagagtttCCACAGGTGTTGCCTTCAGAGACAGGAGTGCCCTTGACAAGGAAAGAGGGCAACAAAACTACCCAGGAGAGAAACCCTTTATCTGTAAGGAGTGTGGAAAAGCCTTTGGTCAGAGTGCAAGCCTTATCGTGCACCAAAGAATTCACACAGGGGAGAAACCTTTCCTATGTAATGAATGCGGAAAAGGTTTCAGACAGAGATCACACCTCATACGACATCAGAGGATccatactggtgagaaaccctatgaatgccAGGAATGTGGGAATACCTTCAGCCAGAGCTCAAATCTCATAGTTCATCAGGGcatccacactggagagaaatCTTTTGAATGTGGTaagtgtgggaaagccttcagccGGAGTTCAGGCCTCACTGTCCCTCAGAGGATCCACACGGGGGAGAAGCCATTTGAGTGTAATGAATGCGGCAAAGCTTTCAGTTGTAGTTCATACCTTATTGtgcatcagagaattcacacaggGGAGAAACCCTATCAGTGTAATGAGTGTGAAAGAGCCTTTGGCCAGAGCTCCCATCTTATTCTCCATCAGACAACTCATGCCCAGAAGAAACCTCAGCTGGCTACTTGGGTTAGGGCCCACTGTTAA